One segment of Takifugu rubripes unplaced genomic scaffold, fTakRub1.2, whole genome shotgun sequence DNA contains the following:
- the LOC101065608 gene encoding profilin-2-like translates to MSWQSYVDNLMADGSCQDAAIVGFTDAKYVWASFVGGGTFANMTPAEIDVLTGKDRESFFTSGMTLGCKKCSVIRDSLQIDGDWTMDIRTKSQGGEPTYNVSVGKAGKALVFVMGKEGVHGGQLNKKAFQMAEYLRKSGY, encoded by the exons ATGTCCTGGCAAAGCTACGTGGACAACCTGATGGCTGATGGCAGCTGCCAGGACGCGGCCATTGTTGGGTTTACGGACGCCAAATACGTCTGGGCATCGTTTGTCGGCGGCGGTACCTTTGCCAACATGACG CCAGCAG AAATCGACGTGTTAACAGGGAAGGATCGGGAAAGTTTCTTCACCTCTGGAATGACCCTAGGCTGTAAAAAGTGCTCTGTCATCAGAGACAGCCTGCAGATCGACGGGGACTGGACGATGGACATACGGACAAAGAGTCAAGGAGGCGAGCCGACGTACAACGTTTCTGTGGGCAAAGCTGGGAAAG CATTGGTTTTTGTGATGGGGAAGGAAGGTGTCCACGGAGGGCAGCTCAACAAGAAAGCATTTCAGATGGCTGAGTACCTGAGGAAGTCTGGATATTAA